AGAAAAACTAGTATATTCTCTTTGTGGATCTAGTATTAAAACTGAAGCATTTTGTTTAATATAACTATCTAAAATTAACTTTTTAATTGAGCTTGTTTTTCCTTGACCTGAGGTTCCAAAAAAAACACAATTTGAGTTGGTGTGTTTTTCATCCCTTTTTCAAATATCTAAAATAGCAGCTTTTTGATTGTTTTTCCCTAAGATAAATGAATTTTTGTCAATATTTTTTTCAAAACTAAAAGGTCAACTATAAGAAATATTTCTTGATACAAATTGAACATTTTCGTTAAGTTTTTCATTAGCACCAAATTGTAAATTTTGAAAAGCATCCATTTGTCTAAAAAGTAAAGGGTTTGGCTTGCATTTTTCTAGTTTAATTTCTTTATATAATTTAGCATCTAATTCTTTTTTTAACTGATTTCAATTTTCTTTTTTTGTCAAGAAAAATAAAGAAGAATCAAAGAGTTTTTGCCCTTCTGAGTTAACTAAATGCATAGTCTCATTTAATGCTTCAACTTGTTGTAAATCCTTTTTTGTTCTATAAATTGAAGTGTTGTTGAACGACATAGAAGTTTTGATATTATTGTCAGCTTTATTTAAAATTTTTTCATAATCACTTTCTTCAATAGGATTTAAATGTCAAATCACTCAGGAAGAATCGCAATTGAAAAATGAATTTGCTCAAGCAATGTTTAAATTTAATGAATATTCAGAAATTGTGCTAATTTTGTAAAATTCATCATCAATTTTGAACTTATTGAAGAAAAATTGTGCTTTTTTTACTTTTAACAAATTATCCAAGTTTTCAAAGTCTTTTTCACTTAATTCTTTTTCTGTTGATTTACCAACAAAAGATTGTAAAAATTTAAGCGTTTTTAATTGATCTAAAGATTGTGTATAAATAAATAATTTTTCAAATTCATCAATAATTATTTCTTCATTTTGAAGCAATTTTTCTTCATCTTCTGCATAAAGTACTACAAAATATTGATCATAACTTTCAAAAACATTCATTGATGAAATTTCTTCTCAAGACTTATAAAGATAGTTATAAAAAGCATTATAATCTTCGTTTTTAACATCTTTGTGTTGGATTAAGTCTTCAATTTGTTTATTTAATGATTCAATATTAGTTTCGTAATTAAAGTTTTTGTTAGTTTTTACAAAACTAATTTTAAAATCCAAAATATTTAAAATACTTACAAAACTATTTAAGAAAATTTGTCTTTCATTTTGATTTTGAATTCAAATATTTTTACCATCAAATTCGATCACTTTTAATAACAAATTTTTCTTTTTGAGTTTAATAATTCCGTTTTTTTCTATAGATTTATAGATATTGATTTTCGAAGTGTTAGCAGATGGACTATTAAATTTATATTTTTTATTTTCTAAAAGATACTTTAAAAAATAAATTAAAAATTGTCAAATCCGCATATTTCATGTAGGTACAAAAATTAATAAAATAGCTAATAAAGAAAATAAAACTATAATTACACCAATAGAAATTAAATCTCTATAAGGTACGCTAGCTGGTACAACAAATCAACCAAGTGAAATTGAAATAACAAAAATTAAAAAAGAAACTATAAGATCAGAAAAATAAAAGTTTTTAAAAATATGAATTTTATTTTTCTTAATCGACTTAGGTTGTAGCATTTATTTCCTTGTACATTTTAAAAAATTTATGGTCTTGGAAATCTAATTTTGGTGTCTTATAGTCTTTATTTTCTATGTTTCATTCTATGTTAAATTGATTATTATACTTCGCAAACAAATCCAAATTTAATTCTGGAAAAGCTTGTTTTTTATTGAATTGATACTTTGGTTCGTTGTTAAGATTTTGTAAATTTTCAACACTATTTTCGTGTTTATTAGTTACAAAATGTTTAGCATTTTTAAACAAATCTTGAGTTTGAACAAAATGCTGTTTTAATTTATAATTTTGATTTGTAAATTTATAAACTAACTTGTTTAATTGCGTTGAAGCAATAAGTCCGCCTATAATAAAAAGACTAATAATTATATTTTTGTCAAAAATTCCTTGAAAAGACCTCAAATCTCATTTATTGATAATTAAGACGTAAAATTCAAAGAGTCTAAGCCCTATTATAAAACACATTATTGTCAAAACATTTCTTATAAATAAGTTTTTTCAAATTTTAAATCTATATGCATTATCGTAAATCATTGTTGCATAAATAAAGGGACTAACAGAAAATAAAACAAGCATTTGAAAAGTTTGCATTGATACTCTAACAATAGCAGAAGCTAGCGTTTTAAAAGATCAAATTCCAATAAGCGCTGGAAAAAATAATATAGCAGCTGACGAGCCTGGAAATGATAAGAACATACCAATAGTAGGTGCTGAATATTCAAGATTTGCTAAATAGAGTCAATCAGATGCAGCCATTTTGTACGGAAGCAAACTCATAAAAATACTATTTGCTAAATTAGCCTTTATTTGGAAGCTTTTTAAAATAATTTCGAAAAAATTATTCAAAAGTAAAAGTGTAGAAAAAATAATAATTGGAGTTAATAAAAGAAGTACAAAATAAGAAATTATATGTTTTAGTCTAGATAAAAAACTATAATTTTTACTTCTTAATCCTTTATTAATACTTCATTTTAGAAATACAAATAACAAAATAAAAATAAATAAAAATAGACTAACAATAGCAAAAATTTTAAAGTAAATTGAAGTGTTTAATTGGTCAAAATCGAAATTATCAATTCTTTCAATGCCAAAAAGCATAAAGTTAATAAATGAAAAATTGATAACTTCAAGAAGTTTAGAAATTAAATTTAGTAATGAAAATGGTATTTGAATAAAAATAGTTCATATAAAAACAAAAAGTGGAAAAAATAAAGTTCGTTCAAACATTAAGTCGTTAAATTAATAGCAGCTTTAGTTGAAATATCTACTGCATATTTAATACCTATAGAAAATAGAATAACTGTGATAATAAAAACTACAAAAACTATCATTATATGAACTATGTATTGTTTCCTTTTTTGTCCATGTGAGTAAGCAATTTTAATACCTGTATAAACCAGTGCGAACATTAAAATCAAAGCCACTAGTCCGCTAAATGAAGACAAAACAACATATCCTATTGAACTTGCTTTAGTAGCTACACTGTTTAAAATATCTGTTGAATTATCGTTAAATAAAACGATATTTAGTAAATTATTCAAAATTTATCTCCTTATATACATCTTTTACTTCTGTGATTAAATTAGCACCTTGCTTTATTAATTCTGTGTTTCCATCATTTTCAAAATTAATATCTCCTGGAAAGCAAAATATTTCTTTTCCAATCATTAGAAAATGGTTAACTAAATTTTGTATTCCACTTGCTTTTGAAGAAGAATAAACAATTAGATTTTTTGATAAAGCAGCAACTAATCTATTTCTATTTTTTAATCTTTTATATGAAACATTAGTGTTTGGGTATTCAGAAATAAGTAAAATATTCTGATTATTTTGTTCAAACTTAGAAGAAATTCAAGGATTTTCTACTCCATTTGCAGAAACAAAAATTAATTTGCCTTGATTTTGAAGAAAATAGTTGTTAATTTTTTCTTCTACTCCTTTGTAGCCATTTGTGACTAATGTATGTCTTTTTATAACTTCAGATAGTGATTTATCTAAATAAGATTGAACAATTTCATTATATTGTTCACCAACTAAGCTTATTTTAGGTAAATCATTTTTTAGTAAGTTTATGTTCCCTTTGTAAAAAATTACAAAAGGTGGTGTTTTTAAATGTTTAAAAACTTCTGGATAAACAGAGTCTAAGACAGTAAATGCTTGAATGCCTTTTTGTTCTAGGTCATCCATAACAGCTTGAGCGTTCTCGTCGCTTACCCTTTCGTTTTCTTTTAGTGCTTTTAGTATTTTATAAAAGTCACCTTTGTATTTTGTTGCAAAATAAATTAATATTGATTTCATTTTTTTCCTTTCACCTTATATTTCTTAAAATTGGAAAAAAATTAAATAAAAAAATTTTTTTATTAAAAAACGGCTTTTTTTCATAAAATATATAAATATTAATTATGAAGAAACCTAACAAATATATCAAATCCATACTTGTAAAAAAAAAGAAAAATAAATACTTTGATAAAGCAATGTATTTTTTTATTTATTTTATTTTATTAATAACATTAGGTCTTTTTAAACACAAAGACTGAAAAACTAGAACATCACAATATAAGGAATTAATTTCAGGTTCAGTAGCTAATTTATCATCTAATTCTTTTTTAATTGCTACTGGACAGGCTTTTTATATCTTAATTTCGTTTATCCCTATTATTACAGTAATAATGATACTTTTAGCTAGCATTAATTTTAGAATTGGAAATTCAAGCCCATTTAATGTTTTTGTAAAATCAGATATTCTAAATAGATTTATTCCTGGAATAGAAACAGCATTACCTGATTTTTTAGTCACTTTTAAAAAATTAGATTGAAAAAATGTTGGATTTATATTTTTAGTATTTTCAACATTATGAATTAGTATCAACGGGTATTCAAAATTAATAGCAGCACAATCTACCATTTATAATCACAAAAATAAAGGAAGTTGACTTTATTCAAAGCTAAAAGCTCTTTCAATAGTGCTTGCTATAATTGTATTCGTCACAATTTCTTTGATAATTATTACACCATTTATGATGTATTTAAAAGAAGTTGATGCGGCACATTATGAAATTTATTTTTATCTTTTTTGTTCATTTTACTTGCTATTTTTCTTTACAATAGGTTGATTATTAATGTTTAAATGATTACCTGTTTTTAAATTAAAATTTCAAGACATTGTTCCTGGTTGAATTATTGCTTCTTTATCTTCATCGTTATTTGCAATGCTTTTTGGTTATTTAGTATCAAATAAATTTATTAAATATGACAAATACGGAACTATGGCTTCGTTTTTATATTTATCTACTTTTAGTTTGTATATTTCTTACTTTTTTTACTTTGGACTAACAATTAATTACTCATATGCTCAAGTATTTTCTACTAAGACATTTCAATCTAAAAACTTTAGTAAATATAAAGTTGAGTACACATTATAAGAGAAAAAAATTGTTAAAAAAAGAAGTAGGAATTCCTACTTCTTTTTTAAATTTAATTAATTAACGTTTTTCGCTATATACTGAAGCATATTTTCTATTCTTTTTAGTTTCATATTTAACGAAACCTTCAATTAAAGAATATAAAGAATCATCATTACCTCTTCCAACGTTGAAACCTGGAAAGATTTTGGTTCCTCTTTGACGAAAGATAATTGCTCCTGCAGTTGCGAATTGTCCGTCGCTAAGTTTTTGTCCTAGACGTCTTCCGGCTGAATCACGCCCGTTCTTAGTCGAACCACCTGCTTTGGTCTTTGCCATTTCAGTTTTCTATCCTTTCAATTCAGTTATTTTTACACGTGTATAAGGTTGACGATGACCTAGTTTTCTTTTGTGTGTTGATTTAGCATTGTGACGGTAAACAACAATTTTTTTGCTTTTACCTTGCTTTTCAATCACACCTTCAACATATGCATCTTTTACTAATGGGTTTCCAATTTTATTGTTAATCAAAACAATTTCTGAAAAACGAACTTTGTCGCCTTCTTTTCCTTGTAGTTTTTCTACAAAAATAGTTTCATCTTTTTTAACAATAAGTTGTTTTCCACCAGTTTTAATAATTGCAAACATAGTGTACTCCTTATTAATATGGCTCATCTTTGAGGTGCTATGCTTAAATACCTTTTCAGAATGGTTACTTAATAAGTAACAGTTAGAATTTTATACTATTATTTTTAAAAAAGAAATTTATTTTTAGTTTTCTAAAAAAAATTTATAATTTATTAGCTAAAAAATCTATTTTTTTATTTATATAAAATGGTAAATAAAAGCTTAAAAAATTTAATAGATTTTCTTTAATTATTTTAAAAAATCCTTCATTTTTGAAGAAAATTTTATCAGGAAGACAATGTTGTTTAAAAGCAAAAAAAAGAAAAAAATATTAATTACAGGAATATTACTAACAACAATTGCAAGTATTGTTGCTATTCCGGTGGCTATTAAATTCTCTCCTGCTTTAAGAAATCATAATTCTTGAATTCAAGTAGAACCAGGCTTGAACAACGGAACAAACCCAGGAATTAACCACGGTGATGATGACTTTAATACTGTTGTAGAAGATCCAGTAGTTATTGATAGACTACCTTTAGATAGACCAGAAGTGATTTTGTCTTCAGTAGATAATCATATTAAAACTAATAATTCTCAATTAGATTTTAATATCATTGACAGATCTCAATCTTTTAAAAGCCTAAAAGTAGAAATTTTTGAAGATGATAAATTAATTTTTACCCAAGAAGAAACTAAACAAAATAATGATTCCATTTCCTTAAAAGCACCAATTTTAAGTCCTAAGAAAAAATATAGAGTTGTTTATTTAGTAACATATTTTTCTGATGACAGAAGAAGTAAAACTAAATCATATACAAAAGTTGTTAATTTAAATTTTAAACCTGAAGAAGAAAAACAACCTCCTACTGATACTCAAGAACAACCACCTCAAAAAATAAATATTGAAACAGTAGAAGAAACAATAACACCATTTGCAGTTTCAGATAAAAAAGCTTTAAAAATTAATAAAGAAAATATAAACAAATATACTTTATTTAGAGTTGATGAGGACGATCATTTAATTCCAATTAATTTCTTGAATGAAAGACCAAGAGATATTACAAATTATTTCGTTAAAGTATATTATGATAACCAAAATGCTTCATTTTTAAAGGTAAATCGTATTTTTTCACAGAATAATTCTTATTTTGCTTCTGTCGACAGTGTTAACGATCAATTAAAAGATAAAAATGGAAAACCACAGAATTTAATCTTCAAACTTAATGAAAAAAATAATAATCAAAACATCGAAAATTCCATTCCTGTCTTTTCTTTTGCTGATTTAATTGATAAAGTTTCAAAAAATCCAGACGCTAATTTTATAGTAAAAAATGATTTAACTGCTACAGATCCTGATTCAGACAAAGACAGAGCTTATATTTTAGAAGAATTTAAAGGTCATATTAATTTTAATAATAATACTATTATAGGGCTCAAATTACCTTTATTTGACAAGATAAAAGATGCAACAATAGAAAATTTAAATGCAGTTGAAATTGGTATAAATTCAAATGCTAAAAATGTAGGTACTATAGTAAATTCAGCTAAAGGAAGTGTTATTAGAAATGTTTATGCTGAAGGTACTATCGCAGGTTTTGATGGTATAGGAGGTATATTAGCTTTCGGTAAAGATACTAAAATTTATTATTCTCATTTCGAAGGCTCTATTTTTGCAAAAGATTATATTAATTCAGAAAATATTAGTATTTATTTTGGTGGTTTAGTATCAGAACTATCAGGACCAGAATCTACAGTAGAAAATTCTTCAGCTAATGTAAAAATAACAACAATTGGTACAACAAATAATTCTTTAATTAGACAAGCTGGATTAGTAGGAAGATTAATAGATGCTGCTCGTGTTACAAAATCCATGAGTTTTGGTAAATTGTTTCCAAGTAAGTGAAATGCTTATTCTGGAGGTTTAGTTGCTACTACTTGACAGCGTGGAAAATTAGACCATTCAATTTCTTTAATAGATGCTACAAAATACTTTAGACTTCATGGTGATGATGACTATACAAACAACTGAGACATTAAAGAAATTTATGGTGTTAAAGAATATTCAAAAGGAAGAAAAGGTAGATACTATAAAGAAATTTCAGTAGCAGATTTAGCTTCAAAAATGAAGGGATTTGGAATAGTTTTAAACCAAAATGTCAATGTAAATAACTATTTAAATAAAGAAGATAAAATAGCAAACAACTTAAAAAATCAAGATTTAATTATCAAATATAATCTTGAAAAATTACTTCCTTTTTACGATAGTGCATACATCAATTTTTTAGCAAAATCTGTAAATAAAGATTCTAATATTGCAAAAAAATTAATTAAATATGTCATTAATTTTAAAGACGATAAACCTATTTACGACGATTCAGAAGCAAAAACACTTAATAAAATTAAAATTCTTTACCAAGATAAAAGTGTAGATTACAAAACCATAGAATTTAAATCAGATTTTGAAAACATAGCAGAATATTATATAGATGATTTTAAAGCAAGTTATACGCCATACGCTCTTAATAAACAATACAAATTAAATCCTGCTAGACTAGAGTCATTAAAAAATTTATCATATAACAATATTTACTTGCAATACTATTTTAATATTACTGCTGATAAGTTTGAAAAGCTTTTTTATGAAGATTCTTTTAATGAAATCAAGAACAAAATAGAAGGAATTTTAAACAAAATTCTTTTTAATGAATTCTCACAAATACCTGATTCTCAAGAGTTAAGAGACGCGATTTTTGAAAAAGTTTACAACAACAAAGAAAAACTGCTTTTTGCAATTTCTTACATAAATCGTTGATATGATTTTAATGTTGATGATTTAAATGTAAAAGATGTTCTTTTTTATGCATTTAATTATTTTAGTGATAAAAAGATTTCCGTTTTAGACTGATTAATTTCAATAGCTAACTATCCAATAGGTTTATTTACTGCCCAAAATAATCTAAGTTTCTTTGATTCTCTAATTTCTCCATATGTCGGAGGATTAGGTCTTTATGACTTTTTAGAATCTATTGTTAATTATGGAAAAACAAGCAAAGTAGATATGAATCAGTGATTGATTGAACATTCAAAAGTCAATATTCAAGAAGCGAAATTAACAGAACCTGATGCAATAAAACTACAAGAACAAGATCCTTACAGATACTCAACAAAATTATGATATAAAATGCAATTAAGAGGTCGTTTTTCTCATCTATTATTAATTTTGTTAACCATGAAACAAACCAGAGCTTATTTAGTTACTTCAGTTTCAGGACTTACTTTCGGAATGTACGAAACATATGCTTGATTTGGTAACAAACCAGGAGATGTTCCACAAGAACAAATCGACAAAGATATAAAACGAATAGATGCTTTAGTAAAAGAACATACTGAGGCAGAAACACATTATTATAATTATTGATGAAGAGTTCTAAGTCCACAAAATAGACTAAGATTAGTTGAAAACATTTACACTTCAGATACATTATTTGTTTCTATTCCTGATCCAAATCATCCAGGAAGAGGTACTCGTCGTTATATTCAAGATCAAAGAGAAAATTATAAAAATGTTGTAGGTTATTACCAATTTCTAGGACCAGCCATTAACTGAAGAAACACAGCTCCTGGAACATCTGCAGTTAGTTGAGGAGATACCAATTATTTTACAGGAGCAGAACTTTTATATAATTGATCTCAAGGAATTTATACTCATGAAATGACACACAGTTTAGATGGTCGAGCATATTTTAATGGTTTAGGAAGACGTGAAGGTCTTTACGGAGAAGTTTTTGCTTCAGGATTGCTAGAATCTGCTGTTTGAGTAGATACTCATGAAGGTATTGCACTTAATACAGTAAAAACAGATACTAGTCAAAAATCACAAGACAGAAGAATAATTAATTATTCGCCAGACATATTTAAAAATGCTACAGATCTTAGAAATTATTTTAAACATGAGTTTGATTTAATTTATTTAATGGAGATTGCAGAAACAGAAATTTTTAGTGAAATGATGAAAGATCCTGCTAAGAAAGAAAAACTTAGAGATATCTTTATGACTGCAATTACAAATCCAAGTGGAGCCAACGTTTTTGAAGCCATAAGTAAAGAAAAATGAAGCCAAATGCATCTAGATTCTATTGATGATTTTGTAGATAATGACATTATGCTTACATTAGTTTGAGAACCTGCAACTATTCGTCAAAATTGATATTATTTCTGATCTTTACCAGATTCATTATATGGAACAGCAGATAATCCTCAAGGTTCTCCTGGAGATATAACTTTAAAAAGATTTTCATATGAACTATTAGGTGAATTTGGTTGAGATAATGGTTTTGTTCCTTATTTATCTAATCAGTACAAAAAATTTAGTCCCAACAAAAAACTAAGTGATAATTTAGTTTTTGAACATCTTTTTGAAAAAACAGCATATGAAGGTAAAACTGTAAAAGAATTTAAAAAATTAATGTACAAACAGAGAAGCAATAAGAAGGATTTACTAAAACCAGTTTCAATAATAATTCCTGATTATAATCCAAAAGGAAATAATGTTTTTCCTGGCAATAAATTTACTGTAAATAATTATCAAGAACTAAAAAATAATCTTAAAAAAGCTATAGAATATGATTTAGATCACAATAGCATTGGTTATAAAAGAAGAAATAGAAATGCCGCAAATTCTAGTGTTTGAAAGAAATTTAAAAAAGCAATGATTAATGGTTATTTAAAATCAACAAATGATTTTAAAACTTCCATTTTTAAAGAAAATGAAGAAAAATAAAGCAATAATAATGTGTTTAACGCACATTATTTTTTATTTTTCTTTTCCTTTTTTATTTTTTCAATTTTTGTTTCTTCTTCCTTTATAATTCAAATAATCATTTTTTGAAACGAGGATTATTATGAAAAATATAGAATTTAAAGGTATTGGAGCTTCTTCAGGAGTTGTGAAAGCCAAAGTTTACAAAATTGAAGAAGTTGATACCAAAATTGATGAAACTAAAATTGAAGATATAGAAAAAGAAATTTCTTTGTATAAGAAGGCTTTAGAAAAGTCAATTCAACAAATAGAATCTATTAAAGAAAGAGCAAAAAACAAGCTAAAACAAGAAGAATTAGACATTTTAGACGCTCACATTTTAATTGCCAACGATCCGATGATAAATGATGAAATTATTGAATTAATTTCTCAAAAAGAAAACGCTGTTTATGCTACTGATTTAGTTGCTAGAAAATACATTGATTTGTTTTTAGATATGGAAGATGAGTATATGAGAGGTAGAGCTTTAGATATAAAGGATTTAACTACCAGAATTATCAAAAATTTATTAAACATTGATTTATTAGATTTAAGCTTAATTTCTGAAGACGTAATTATTGTAGCTAATGATTTAACTCCATCTGATACAGCTCAATTAAACTCATTTGTTAAAGGATTTCTAACAAACATAGGATCTAGAACCTCGCATTCAGCAATTATGGCTAGAAGTTTAGAAATCCCTGCTATTTTAGCTTTAAAAGATATAACTGAAAAAGTACAAAACGGTGATATAGTAATTATCAACGGTGATACTGGTGTTGGAGTTATTAATCCTTCTGAAAATACAATTTTAGAGTACAACAAGCAATATGAAGAATATACTCAAATAAAAAAAGAATTAGAAACCTATAAAAATAAAGAGTCAATTTCTAAAGATGGTAAAAAAGTAGTAATTGCAGCCAACATCGGAAATGTAGAAGATGTAGAAGCAGTTTTGAAAAATAATGCAGATGAAATAGGACTTTTTAGAAGCGAATTTTTATATATGGATGCTAGCAATTGACCAACAGAAGAAGAACAATTTCAAGCATATAAAACAGTTTTAGAAAAAATGAATAATAAAAAAGTTGTTGTCAGAACTCTCGATATTGGAGGGGACAAAATTTTAAAATATTATAATTTTGCAAAAGAACTAAATCCTTTTTTAGGTTATAGAGCTATTCGTTTGTCATTAGACAGAACAGATGTTTTTGAAACTCAATTAAGAGCTTTGATAAGAGCTTCTGAGTTTGGAAATCTTGCGATTATGTTTCCAATGATAGCAACAGTCGATGAGTTTTTAGAAGCAAAAAGAATTTTTGATAAAACTTTTTTAGAAGTAAAACAAGAATTTCCTAATGTTAAAGACGATATAAAAGTTGGAATTATGATTGAAATACCAGCAGCAGCTATGATTGCAGATAAGTTAGCAAAATACGTTGATTTTTTTTCAATAGGAACTAATGATTTAATTCAATATTCTATGGCAGCAGATAGAATGAATGAAAAAGTAACACATCTTTATCAACCTTTAAATCCTTCAATTTTGAAGCTAATTAAGCTAACAATTGATGGTGCTCACAAACATAATAAGTGAGTTGGAATGTGTGGAGAAATGGCTGGTGATATTTATGCAATTCCAATTTTATTAGGTATGGGATTAGATGAATTTTCAATGTCAGCAAGTAGTATTTTGAAAGTAAAACAACTAATTTCAAATACAAGCTACAACAAATATAAACATCTTTGAGAACATGTAAAAGAAGCAGATAGACAATCTGAAGTTGAAAAAATTTTAAAAATACATCATACAAAATAAAGAAAAGGCAGTTAAAAAACTGCTTTTTTCTTTCGACTTTTTAAAATTTGTTAAAATTATAGTATTACAGCAAAGGACCAATTATGACAAACGATAAGTTAATTAATAAAATAAAAAACGAAATGCAAACTTGATTAGAAGATACTAGACATTGATTTCATCAACATCCAGAGCTTTCCAAACAAGAATTTAAAACCGCTGATAAAATTGAAGAATTACTAAGATCTTTTGGTTTTGAAATTGATAGAAGCTTGTCTAAAACTTCAATAATTGCTACATTAAAAAATGGAGAAGGACATACTTTAGGAATCAGAGCAGATATAGATGGATTGCCTATGCAAGAAGAAACAGGACTTGCTTTTGCTTCAAAAAATGAAGGAATTATGCACGCTTGTGGTCACGATGGACACATTACAATGGCGCTAGGTGCAGCAAAATATTTAGCTAAAT
This Mycoplasma sp. 1654_15 DNA region includes the following protein-coding sequences:
- a CDS encoding Mbov_0397 family ICE element conjugal transfer ATPase, which codes for MLQPKSIKKNKIHIFKNFYFSDLIVSFLIFVISISLGWFVVPASVPYRDLISIGVIIVLFSLLAILLIFVPTWNMRIWQFLIYFLKYLLENKKYKFNSPSANTSKINIYKSIEKNGIIKLKKKNLLLKVIEFDGKNIWIQNQNERQIFLNSFVSILNILDFKISFVKTNKNFNYETNIESLNKQIEDLIQHKDVKNEDYNAFYNYLYKSWEEISSMNVFESYDQYFVVLYAEDEEKLLQNEEIIIDEFEKLFIYTQSLDQLKTLKFLQSFVGKSTEKELSEKDFENLDNLLKVKKAQFFFNKFKIDDEFYKISTISEYSLNLNIAWANSFFNCDSSWVIWHLNPIEESDYEKILNKADNNIKTSMSFNNTSIYRTKKDLQQVEALNETMHLVNSEGQKLFDSSLFFLTKKENWNQLKKELDAKLYKEIKLEKCKPNPLLFRQMDAFQNLQFGANEKLNENVQFVSRNISYSWPFSFEKNIDKNSFILGKNNQKAAILDIWKRDEKHTNSNCVFFGTSGQGKTSSIKKLILDSYIKQNASVLILDPQREYTSFSSFLNTSLIDLSSNNMSLNPLQISASLVDNQKNNNLFLINSQIQMFLQWIKILNGNLDEEKELILTMAIKNMYKKYGFYDSNINLLELKNHQFPIIDHLIREIRLLEFKNEQEEKIYFESKIKIQNWFITNFTNNGLYQKMFNNHTTIDFLNNFTIIDTKTFVENNSVEFVNASFFLIIFLIQNKINKNFINNKKFILVIDELHKFIDSNNLTTLNFIFQTTKTIRKFNGSIILSTQNINDFALSKDLINKTQAILKNMQYKFFLHLPGDDIKMINQIFNPLSNAENEETNLLNKFDSQFVLNAKRGQLLLLSSFNEKNFLRVNYNEYEKEVILN
- a CDS encoding Mbov_0396 family ICE element transmembrane protein, translating into MFERTLFFPLFVFIWTIFIQIPFSLLNLISKLLEVINFSFINFMLFGIERIDNFDFDQLNTSIYFKIFAIVSLFLFIFILLFVFLKWSINKGLRSKNYSFLSRLKHIISYFVLLLLTPIIIFSTLLLLNNFFEIILKSFQIKANLANSIFMSLLPYKMAASDWLYLANLEYSAPTIGMFLSFPGSSAAILFFPALIGIWSFKTLASAIVRVSMQTFQMLVLFSVSPFIYATMIYDNAYRFKIWKNLFIRNVLTIMCFIIGLRLFEFYVLIINKWDLRSFQGIFDKNIIISLFIIGGLIASTQLNKLVYKFTNQNYKLKQHFVQTQDLFKNAKHFVTNKHENSVENLQNLNNEPKYQFNKKQAFPELNLDLFAKYNNQFNIEWNIENKDYKTPKLDFQDHKFFKMYKEINATT
- a CDS encoding Mbov_0395 family pilin-like conjugal transfer protein, whose amino-acid sequence is MNNLLNIVLFNDNSTDILNSVATKASSIGYVVLSSFSGLVALILMFALVYTGIKIAYSHGQKRKQYIVHIMIVFVVFIITVILFSIGIKYAVDISTKAAINLTT
- a CDS encoding DNA-processing protein DprA → MKSILIYFATKYKGDFYKILKALKENERVSDENAQAVMDDLEQKGIQAFTVLDSVYPEVFKHLKTPPFVIFYKGNINLLKNDLPKISLVGEQYNEIVQSYLDKSLSEVIKRHTLVTNGYKGVEEKINNYFLQNQGKLIFVSANGVENPWISSKFEQNNQNILLISEYPNTNVSYKRLKNRNRLVAALSKNLIVYSSSKASGIQNLVNHFLMIGKEIFCFPGDINFENDGNTELIKQGANLITEVKDVYKEINFE
- a CDS encoding YihY/virulence factor BrkB family protein; translated protein: MKKPNKYIKSILVKKKKNKYFDKAMYFFIYFILLITLGLFKHKDWKTRTSQYKELISGSVANLSSNSFLIATGQAFYILISFIPIITVIMILLASINFRIGNSSPFNVFVKSDILNRFIPGIETALPDFLVTFKKLDWKNVGFIFLVFSTLWISINGYSKLIAAQSTIYNHKNKGSWLYSKLKALSIVLAIIVFVTISLIIITPFMMYLKEVDAAHYEIYFYLFCSFYLLFFFTIGWLLMFKWLPVFKLKFQDIVPGWIIASLSSSLFAMLFGYLVSNKFIKYDKYGTMASFLYLSTFSLYISYFFYFGLTINYSYAQVFSTKTFQSKNFSKYKVEYTL
- the rpmA gene encoding 50S ribosomal protein L27; protein product: MAKTKAGGSTKNGRDSAGRRLGQKLSDGQFATAGAIIFRQRGTKIFPGFNVGRGNDDSLYSLIEGFVKYETKKNRKYASVYSEKR
- the rplU gene encoding 50S ribosomal protein L21, translated to MFAIIKTGGKQLIVKKDETIFVEKLQGKEGDKVRFSEIVLINNKIGNPLVKDAYVEGVIEKQGKSKKIVVYRHNAKSTHKRKLGHRQPYTRVKITELKG